The Saccharomyces eubayanus strain FM1318 chromosome IV, whole genome shotgun sequence genome contains the following window.
tttatttcttgcttacgaaaaattgataaaagTAGCAAAGACTCAGATGCACCTTCTCAGTGGTTTATATCGTACAGGCcactaaaagaaaacttaTTTCACTTGCGTGCTTACTCTTGAATCTGTTTGtgttgaaaatttcttcaCGCAGCCTACTGTGGCTTCAGTAGATCCAATATTAGCAGGAAAGGAGTAAACTGCGTTCAGACCAACGTTCGGAGTTAACTTCCTAGATTTCACCTTAGACAGACGTTTCAGCAGCTGTTCCGTTGTCATCAGCAAGTCTCGTTTCATGATGGTCAGGATCTGCCCAATTATGTAAGCGATCGCAGAAGATATTTTCTGTCGTAGTTTCGTTTTTGGCAACAAAGCATTCAACTTTCTTGTTGTAGTACCATCCAAAAAGACTTTTTCATGGCACTGGGGTGTATAGCTGGCAAATGAAGCTCAAACTGTTGTAATTGTGAAGAAGTTGGTATCATTACACAGTCAGAAATATCaacaatttcaagaaatatgACAGAATATTGGAGAGGATCATTCGACTGACACTATGAAAATTGACTGTAGGACACTCTTACCTTGTTTATCTTGTTTGATTACAAATAGCGgctttttgaaaaccatGTATTGGTTTCAATACAGTTCAAAGAGGATATTTTAAAGTTGAGTTACCTACTTGTCTATCAtcatatattatatattgTTGATCTAATTCTCAAGACTACTATTTACTTAAGAAAAAACCTTCGATGCGACCCGAGGTTTTGGGTGCTAGTGCCGAGCAACATCTTAcatattatcaaaataGCAAGCCAAATTGACATCAAGGCAATACCAGCTTGGTACTTACATAAACGAATACCGTAATACGTTCCAGTCAGATAAACAAATGATCAACTAAAACGATTGGGCCAAGTGCTTTGTAAGAAGGGTTGCTTTTCAAACGAATATCACGCCGCATAGGGGAGAGATAAAGGCGGCGGCAATTTGCGATGATAATTTCTTTACTACGTGTGAAGTGCGAAAGGGTGCAAAACTATGCCTAACTTTACAGTACCGTGTGGCCTATAATTTTTCCCCGCTGAACAATTTTTGGCatgtttctttatcagaCTCTTTGATCAAAATGTCATACTTTCTGCAATCGTTTAGActtgataaatttttctaTGTAGCTACCTGACCatatatatcttttttttttagcatTCTTGAGTTTGGATTCCTTTGTTGTAAgacatcaaaaaaaatccgtCTGGATGTCTTCAAGATACACAGATAAgtgtttttattcaattctTGTCTATTAAGCgtacatatttatttaatcTATATAGAATCAGTAAATGAATAGCGTAATGAATATTCACTACAGCGCTATGAACACCATCGAGCAAAAACTTTGGCAATAACATGCCGGGAAAAGATCACCTATGCAGTTGTCAGGATGTGTGTTCTGATGGAATCCAATGCTTCCCGCAGTCTGTTTTGTGTACAACAGTCTTGTATTGAGTATAGTAAGAATTTATACCCAGTAGAAAGTTAGAAATATAAAAGTAGTTCAAATACATACAGGAAATCGGTTTTTCTAACGTCCAGCTTGTAACGTATCTCTAGCAGTCATGTTTAGTAAATGTAGCACAAACCACCACAACGAGGGCTCCTAAAAAGGAATAACATACGTTTTTTTACCACTAATGGCTTTCCCAACGGTAATGAGTTTTCTAGAAGCTCTTGGGGTCAGTAACCAATGAAATGTACATGCTTTTGATGAACTTTGGTTGAAGAGTTAACTCTTGATTCGACAAGGTACGCATGTATCTTCTCATGCTCAATAAGTAAGGTTTGAGGTCAAGAAATTCCAATAACAAACAAGCGCAAGTGGTTTAGTGGTAAAATCCAACGTTGCCATCGTTGGGCCCCCGGTTCGATTCCGGGCTTGcgcatttatttttcgCCGCTggtatttcttttttatttttttgtaccCGGTTTTTTTAGGCCAagaatttattatttttgtaaagaaCCTCGATTTTTGCTTATCGTTGGTGTTCAGGCAACTCTAGACCATTGTTTAATCGCGgcttgcatttttttgagatTTTCCTCGGCCTTTTACAGTGTACCCATTATCGCTAATCTCCTATCGCTTATCGCGCGCCAAAAACCGCCGGCGGCAATTTCTAAGTTTTTATGTCATGATAGAAGTTGCAATCTACCAGCATTGGAGGGGGCATTTGATGGTCCAATACCGACAAACGTACTTACATAGAATGATCAATAAGGGATTACCTCCCAAGGTCGAGTCGGATAACGCGGCTTGACAAAGTAATCAGTTCCTTTTTTGGTTAATCTTCTTGGTACAAGATTGGTCTTTAGTGATAGTGATAGTGAATACGACACACTTTTGCATAAGAAaggcatatatatactgAGCTATTCGAACACATTAATTAGCGTGTTTCAGGTCTCACTTTCTTACTCTCATAGCATACTATAGTAAAGCAGTTAACTTCGGTCGTGAAGTTTAACAAAGTTTTACAATATACTAACAACAATGAGTATGTCAAGCAAAAACGAGAACAAAATAACGGTAGAACGAAAGGTGTCGACGGATTTTGGCCAGGCTTTTCAACTCCAAGGGCTTGGGTCCAATTTAAGATCGATTCGCTCCAAGACTGGTGCCGGTGAAGTAAACTATATTAATGCTGCTAAATCTGTAAATGATAACCAACTGCTTGCAGAGATCGGTTACAAGCCAGAATTGAAGAGACAGTTTTCCACATTGCAAGTTTTTGGTATTGCATTCTCCATTATGGGTTTACTGCCATCCATCGCGTCTGTCATGGGTGGTGGTCTGGACGGTGGTCCTGCATCCTTGTTGTGGGGTTGGTTTATAGCTggttttttccttttacTTGTTGGTATTTCCATGGCTGAACATGCAAGTGCCATTCCCACCGCCGGTGGTTTATACTATTGGACATACTATTATGCTCCAGAAGGTTACAAAGAGATCATTTCGTTTATTATTGGTTGTTCGAACTCTCTAGCATTAACAGCTGGTGTGTGTTCAATCAATTATGGTTTGGCTGAAGAAATTGCCGCTGCCGTCACCTTGACCAAAGATGGCAATTTCGATGCTACAAGAGGGAAGCTTTACGGTATATTTGCTGGGGCAGTGGTACTCATGGGTATTTGTACATGTATTGCCTCCGGGGGCATTGCTCGTTTACAAACACTGAGTATAGTTTCCAACGTGTTTATCATTGTCTTATTATTCATTGCCTTACCAATCGGTACCAAACATAATATGGGAGGTTTTAATAATGGTGATTTTATATTCGGAAAGTTTAAAAACTTTAGTGACTGGAATAACGGCTGGCAATTCTGCCTAGCTGGTTTTATGCCTGCAGTTTGGACAATTAATTCATTTGATTCATGTGTTCATCAATCCGAAGAAGCCAAAGATGCCAAAAAATCTGTTCCGATTGGTATAATTTTATCCATTGTTGTTTGTTGGATCTTAGGTTGGTTTATTATTATCTGTTTGATGGCCTGTATCAATCCTGATCTTGAAAGTGTTTTGARCTCTAAGTACGGGTTTGCTTTGGCACAAATAGTTTATGATTCCttaggaaaaaaatgggcTATTGCATTCATGTCATTAATTGCCTTCTGTCAATTTTTAATGGGAGCATCCATCACAACAGCAGTTTCCAGACAAGTTTGGGCATTTTCCCGTGATAATGGTTTGCCGCTATCAAAGTACATCAAAAAAGTGGACCCTAAATACTCCGTTCCATTTTATGCTATTTTGGCTGCATGTGTATGTTCATTGGTTTTGGGGCTGCTTTGTTTGATTGATCAGGCTGCTACAAATGCACTGTTTAGTTTAGCCGTGGCAGGTAATAATTTGGCATGGAGCACCCCCACCGTCTTGCGTTTGACATCAGGTAAAGATTTGTTCAGACCTGGTCCATTCTATCTAGGTAAGCTTTGGTCTCCCATAGTTGGTTGGATAGGTGTGGCTTTCCAAgtgtttattattgttatgGTTATGTTCCCCGCTCAACAAAAGGGCATTACAAAGTCCACGATGAATTACACATGTGTTATTGGTCCAGGTATTTGGATTCTTGCAGGTATCTATTACAAGGtttacaagaagaaatactATCATGGCCCAGCAACGAATTTATCTGATGAAGATTACGTTGATGCCGTTGGTGTTGATGTTATCGACACAATCATTTCCAAACAAGAGccataataaaaaaacatacaCAATCCGTCTTATAAAGTTTctatattcaaaattttataaGGTTTGAATCTGTAAAGTCAGTATTTTAATATAATTAtctatcatttttttcgctTGACCTTTTTCTAGATGACTATTTAGAACGtctaaatataaaaaatgagaaaagCTAAAAAACCCTCTAGCGCACTCGAtgtgaatatatatatatatatatatatatctatataccAATAAGTATAGACCCCCCCTTTTAATCTACGGTGACCTAATCTTCATCGGAGGAAAGGTAGTCTATCAAGGGGCCATTTGACGCGCTAGCAGATGACTTTGTTGGAAAATCATCTACATTGGTAGCAcccttttttaatttcttcaaacttTCTATAAAGTCATCACCCCCCATTCCATTGTCTATGGGTAGTGATCTTTTCTTAGAGTTACTAACGCTTACTCCTGGAGGTAAACCAATCGATATCTCCTTAACTGGACTTTTCTTCGCTTCCTTGCTGGACGTGGTATCGGtactattgttattgcttTTGTTAAGTAGACGTACCATCATATTCAGGGACTCTAGTTTCTGTTCTTCCAAAAGCCTCTTTTTCGCGGCAGGGTCAGGATCCTCATTAGCCCATTTCACCAGCAGCCCTGTTCCTTCCTTTCTGTCGTCCCATTCCTTATCACTGTGTAGTAGCAACGTCTGGTTACTCATTGCCTCTTTGGCAAATTCGGCACTGGCTTGATGTTTAAATTTCACAAATGCGCAACTTTTGTCCTCAACGTATCGTATCCTATCGATGTCACCCAACCGGGAAAATACAAACCGTACCCTGCTTTCAATCTGAGTAGGCTTTAATTGCTTACTATTCAATGCGCCATCAATACCACCAACGTAGAGTgtcttatttttcttcctgAACGAACCAACCCCACCCATATCATCTCTATAATCGGCAAATTTTTCTCTACCAAAGCAATCCAGCACTTCTGTTCTTAGAGATAGCTTGCTCacatcatcttcgtccGGGATATGATGCAGATAGCGACATTTGGAGCCAAGACAGCACATACCCTTTGCGAAAAAGAGACAGAAAAACAACTCGCCGTCATTGTCACCCCTAGTCTTTCCGGAATG
Protein-coding sequences here:
- the UGA4 gene encoding Uga4p, translating into MSMSSKNENKITVERKVSTDFGQAFQLQGLGSNLRSIRSKTGAGEVNYINAAKSVNDNQLLAEIGYKPELKRQFSTLQVFGIAFSIMGLLPSIASVMGGGLDGGPASLLWGWFIAGFFLLLVGISMAEHASAIPTAGGLYYWTYYYAPEGYKEIISFIIGCSNSLALTAGVCSINYGLAEEIAAAVTLTKDGNFDATRGKLYGIFAGAVVLMGICTCIASGGIARLQTLSIVSNVFIIVLLFIALPIGTKHNMGGFNNGDFIFGKFKNFSDWNNGWQFCLAGFMPAVWTINSFDSCVHQSEEAKDAKKSVPIGIILSIVVCWILGWFIIICLMACINPDLESVLXSKYGFALAQIVYDSLGKKWAIAFMSLIAFCQFLMGASITTAVSRQVWAFSRDNGLPLSKYIKKVDPKYSVPFYAILAACVCSLVLGLLCLIDQAATNALFSLAVAGNNLAWSTPTVLRLTSGKDLFRPGPFYLGKLWSPIVGWIGVAFQVFIIVMVMFPAQQKGITKSTMNYTCVIGPGIWILAGIYYKVYKKKYYHGPATNLSDEDYVDAVGVDVIDTIISKQEP
- the CWC2 gene encoding active spliceosome conformation promoter CWC2 gives rise to the protein MTPIRSVGRLIGSGMDSWKDKFAKVQVKESELPSSIPAQTGLTFNIWYSKWSQGLGGNTRFVSPFALQPQPHSGKTRGDNDGELFFCLFFAKGMCCLGSKCRYLHHIPDEDDVSKLSLRTEVLDCFGREKFADYRDDMGGVGSFRKKNKTLYVGGIDGALNSKQLKPTQIESRVRFVFSRLGDIDRIRYVEDKSCAFVKFKHQASAEFAKEAMSNQTLLLHSDKEWDDRKEGTGLLVKWANEDPDPAAKKRLLEEQKLESLNMMVRLLNKSNNNSTDTTSSKEAKKSPVKEISIGLPPGVSVSNSKKRSLPIDNGMGGDDFIESLKKLKKGATNVDDFPTKSSASASNGPLIDYLSSDED